In Tachysurus vachellii isolate PV-2020 chromosome 3, HZAU_Pvac_v1, whole genome shotgun sequence, one genomic interval encodes:
- the sacm1la gene encoding phosphatidylinositol-3-phosphatase SAC1-A, protein MLLIASREVSVNPEEKMATAYERFKLHAAPDKFYIEACDEGAKDVLVIDRVSMEMTLTGVINIPPSSATRHIYGIMGTIRLVAGTYLVVISKKKKVGDLFGHAVWKAMEFDLIPYKKTTLHLTETQMQDNKMFLSMISNVLNTDGFYFCTDYDLTHTQQRLANTSPDFQEMSLLERADQRFVWNGNLLRDFTAQPELHKFTFPVIHGFIVMKPCCINGKIFEWILISRRSCFRAGVRYYVRGIDSEGHAANFVETEQIVQYNNSRASFVQTRGSMPFFWSQRPNLKYKPKPQISSSTNHLDGFQRHFDSQVLIYGKQVILNLVNQKGSELPLEQAFAKLANNMDNGSIKYIAFDFHKECSKMRWYRLQILVDAVAEMQDEFGYFMLNSDRKVVVEQSGTFRSNCMDCLDRTNVIQSLLARRSLQSQLQRMGVLHAGQKIEEQADFEKIYKNAWADNANACAKQYAGTGALKTDFTRTGKRTHWGLLMDGWNSMIRYYKNNFSDGFRQDSIDLFLGNYSVDESESLTPLQMQKGWKFLTLPVILLVAFSMCILCLFMAGDTWTETLAYVVFWGTACALTAAVILFNGKEFVDAPKLVQKEKMD, encoded by the exons GCACGCCGCGCCTGACAAGTTCTACATCGAGGCCTGCGATGAAGGCGCTAAAGACGTGCTCGTCATCGACAGGGTTTCCATGGAGATGACTCTCACGG gAGTGATAAACATCCCGCCGTCATCAGCCACCAGACACATCTACGGCATCATGGGAACTATCCGCCTCGTGGCTG GGACGTACCTCGTCGTCATCTCCAAGAAGAAGAAAGTAGGCGACCTGTTTGGCCACGCGGTGTGGAAGGCCATGGAGTTCGACCTCATACCCTACAAGAAGACCACGTTACACCTCACAGAAACCCAG ATGCAGGACAACAAGATGTTCCTGTCCATGATCAGCAACGTTCTGAACACGGACGGCTTCTACTTCTGCACCGACTAcgacctgacacacacacagcagcgccTCGCCAACACCAGCCCTGACTTCCAGGAGATGAGCCTGCtcgagaga GCTGATCAGAGGTTTGTGTGGAACGGAAACCTGTTGAGAGACTTCACTGCACAGCCTGAG CTCCACAAGTTCACTTTTCCTGTCATCCACGGCT TTATTGTCATGAAGCCGTGCTGCATTAACGGCAAGATATTCGAATGGATCCTCATCTCCAGGAGGAGCTGCTTCCGAGCCGGTGTGCGCTACTACGTCCGAG ggATCGACTCGGAAGGACACGCCGCTAACTTTGTCGAAACGGAACAGATAGTGCAGTATAATAACAGCAGAGCCTCCTTCGTGCAG ACTCGAGGCTCCATGCCTTTCTTCTGGTCTCAGAGACCCAACCTGAAGTACAAGCCCAAGCCGCAGATCAGCAGCAGCACCAATCAC CTCGATGGATTTCAGAGACATTTTGACTCCCAGGTCCTCATTTATGGGAAGCAAGTGATTTTGAATTTg GTCAATCAGAAGGGTTCAGAGCTGCCTCTCGAGCAGGCGTTTGCCAAATTGGCAAATAACATGGATAATGGGAGCATCAA gtacatagCCTTTGATTTCCATAAGGAGTGCAGTAAGATGAGGTGGTATCGCCTGCAGATCTTGGTGGACGCCGTGGCTGAGATGCAGGACGAATTTGG GTACTTCATGCTGAACTCGGACAGGAAGGTGGTGGTGGAGCAGAGTGGAACATTCCGCAGTAACTGCATGGACTGTCTGGATCGTACCAACGTGATTCAGAGTCTTCTGGCTCGCCGTTCTCTACAGAGCCAGCTTCAG aGGATGGGAGTCCTTCACGCCGGCCAGAAGATTGAAGAGCAAGCTGATTTTGAGAAGATCTACAAGAACG CCTGGGCTGACAACGCTAACGCATGTGCTAAACAGTACGCAGGAACCGGAGCACTAAAGACCGACTTCACCAG gACCGGGAAAAGGACTCACTGGGGTTTGCTGATGGACGGCTGGAATTCCATGATCCGTTATTACAAAAACAACTTCTCAGACGGCTTCAGACAA GACTCCATCGATCTCTTCCTTGGCAACTATTCAGTAGATGAATCGGAGAGTCTGACACCACTTCAAATGCAGAAAGGCTGGAAATTCCTCACG TTACCGGTCATCTTGCTGGTGGCCTTCTCCATGTGCATCCTGTGCCTGTTTATGGCTG GTGACACATGGACAGAGACGCTCGCCTACGTGGTGTTCTGGGGCACAGCCTGCGCTCTCACCGCTGCAGTCATCCTCTTTAACGGGAAGGAATTTGTTGACGCTCCCAAGCTGGTCCAGAAAGAGAAGATGGACTGA